A window from Zingiber officinale cultivar Zhangliang chromosome 7A, Zo_v1.1, whole genome shotgun sequence encodes these proteins:
- the LOC122000161 gene encoding uncharacterized protein LOC122000161: protein MPSLLRLHPTPSLSSMAASNLNSFASFQRRSTPQWSMPFQSLPATSLKLFRYGGGSDLVPLASSATTSGGSDDSILNLRIDDILKMFDGFPEPVKNFPWMRVVRIFQSIIFELVLAVLRYLSVPLLAITSLSEMSYCAHERKMGVIPIPFAFGFTLAKVLKGVAEDFSSDLKEGETPWHLFLIASFFTLLKLPGPYYPYLGRLLIPHFANGGLCMSFWLIFMWYRRPHAKSEASL from the exons ATGCCGTctcttctccgccttcatccGACGCCTTCTTTGTCATCCATGGCGGCTTCGAATCTAAATTCCTTCGCCTCCTTTCAAAGACGATCCACG CCCCAATGGTCGATGCCGTTCCAATCATTACCAGCGACATCGCTAAAACTTTTCAGATACGGTGGAGGGAGTGACCTCGTGCCTCTCGCATCGAGTGCAACAACTTCTGGGGGGTCTGATGACTCAATTCTAAATTTAAGAATTGATGATATCCTTAAAATGTTCGATGGATTTCCTGAACCAGTTAAGAACTTTCCGTGGATGAGAGTGGTCCGGATTTTCCAAAGCATCATCTTTGAGCTTGTATTGGCCGTGCTGAGGTACCTCAGCGTCCCACTTTTAGCTATCACGTCTCTCAGCGAGATGTCCTACTGCGCCCATGAGAGAAAGATGGGTGTGATCCCTATTCCGTTCGCATTCGGTTTTACCCTTGCCAAGGTACTTAAGGGCGTTGCAGAAGACTTTTCATCAGACCTTAAG GAAGGCGAGACTCCCTGGCATCTGTTTCTGATTGCTAGCTTTTTCACATTGCTCAAGTTGCCTGGTCCTTACTATCCATATCTCGGTCGATTATTGATTCCTCACTTTGCCAATGGTGGCCTTTGCATGTCTTTTTGGCTAATATTTATGTGGTATAGAAGACCTCATGCAAAATCTGAAGCTTCTTTGTAG
- the LOC122001483 gene encoding protease 2-like: protein MLRLRTHPFSGGRCLLAAGARSSHRRAGTSRKKGPTPPLPPPSPPNPPKKPTPSTFLGVTWHDSYSWMSNFEDPVAMRHMDVHMEQEEKYTEAVLIASGADRFQRKLMIEMAPRMAADLCTPPVKLGPWLYYRRAEEGKQFHVLCRRSAALHQEFISYSEPSVGFDFQSGRRIEQKLVDYNQEAERFGGCSYEERSEVSPDHHFIAYTMYDKEKDSFTLCVRDLTTGMLCDKPQADRVANLSWAMNGKALLYTVTDNDKRPYRIFCSILGSNKDDILIFEESKDNAVVEIRNTKDFQFITVNIFSNNSSKVFLINAADPFSGMTLVWECEPYVHCIVEHHQGWLYLFTDAARGGEAVDYHYLLRRVAKDYDSRNWESFLLEDLGVNIVDIDFCETHMVLILKEGKLFRLCSIPLPLSVDGKGPVHLSALQPCFLPLPEHVCQIMPGPNYDYHSSIMRFIISSPVMPDATVDYNLTNGKWHIVQQHNILHERTRTLYGSAAISDTKEAPVSKGVGSHDHPHCSDGVWNELTEFYACEYLEVPSNNEVLVPLTIIYSRKHKHENSPALLHGYGAYGELLDKRWKSEFKSLLDRGWVIAYADVRGGGGGGKKWHNDGKRSRKQNSIIDYISCADFLVQEGIVQENKLAGWGCGAGGLLVASALNSRPDLFKAAVLKVPFLDVCNTLLHPVLPLTPADYEEFGYPFEVEDFLAIRKYSPYDNIQKDVPYPAVLVTSSLNTRFGIWEAAKWVAKVRELTVYDPQRPILFNLTADIVEESKYLEAKECALEAAFLIKMVSES from the exons ATGCTTCGCCTTCGAACGCACCCCTTCTCTGGCGGCCGCTGCCTTCTTGCCGCCGGCGCTCGTTCCTCCCATCGAAGGGCGGGGACCTCGAGGAAGAAGGGTCCTACTCCCCCTCTTCCGCCCCCGAGCCCGCCGAATCCGCCGAAGAAGCCCACCCCCTCCACCTTCCTCGGCGTTACCTGGCACGACTCCTACAGCTGGATGTCCAACTTCGAAGACCCCGTCGCCATGCGCCACATGGATGTGCACATGGAGCAGGAGGAGAAGTACACGGAGGCCGTCTTGATAGCCTCCGGCGCCGACCGGTTCCAACGCAAGCTCATGATCGAGATGGCCCCAAGGATGGCGGCTGATCTGTGCACGCCACCTGTGAAGCTGGGCCCGTGGCTTTACTACCGCCGGGCGGAGGAGGGGAAGCAGTTCCATGTGCTCTGTAGGAGGTCCGCGGCCCTTCACCAGGAGTTTATTTCTTACAGCGAGCCGTCGGTGGGCTTCGATTTCCAGTCCGGGAGAAGGATCGAGCAGAAGCTGGTGGATTACAACCAAGAAGCTGAGCGGTTTGGTG GATGCTCATATGAAGAACGATCTGAGGTATCTCCAGACCATCATTTTATTGCTTATACTATGTATGATAAAGAAAAAGATTCCTTCACTTTATGTGTGAGGGATTTAACTACTGGCATGCTATGTGACAAACCTCAAGCAGATCGAGTTGCTAATCTCTCATGGGCTATGAATGGGAAAGCATTACTCTACACTGTCACCGATAATGATAAACGTCCATATCG GATCTTTTGTAGCATTCTTGGATCTAATAAAGATGATATTCTTATTTTCGAAGAATCCAAGGATAATGCTGTTGTGGAGATTAGAAATACCAAAGACTTTCAGTTTATAACTGTAAACATTTTTTCGAACAATTCATCAAAG GTGTTCTTGATAAATGCCGCTGATCCATTTTCAGGCATGACATTAGTGTGGGAATGTGAACCTTATGTTCATTGCATAGTGGAACACCACCAAGGTTGGTTATATTTATTTACAGATGCTGCTAGAGGAGGTGAAGCAGTAGACTATCATTATCTACTTCGCCGTGTTGCTAAAGATTATGATTCCAGAAACTGGGAG AGTTTTCTTCTTGAGGATCTTGGTGTTAACATTGTAGACATTGATTTTTGTGAAACTCACATGGTTCTTATTCTTAAAGAAGGCAAATTGTTCAGATTATGTTCTATACCTCTACCTCTATCTGTGGATGGAAAA GGACCTGTGCATCTTTCAGCTCTCCAGCCTTGCTTTTTGCCACTTCCTGAACATGTTTGTCAGATTATGCCTGGTCCAAATTATGATTATCATTCCTCCATTATGCGATTTATAATTTCGTCACCCGTG ATGCCGGATGCCACTGTTGATTATAACTTAACAAATGGAAAGTGGCACATAGTGCAACAACATAATATTTTGCATGAGCGCACGCGAACTTTGTATGGCTCTGCAGCCATTTCAGACACTAAAGAAGCACCAGTTTCAAAAGGAGTAGGCAGCCATGATCATCCCCATTGTTCAGATGGTGTGTGGAACGAGCTTACTGAGTTTTATGCGTGTGAATATTTAGAGGTTCCTTCAAACAATGAGGTCCTTGTCCCCTTAACAATCATATACTCTCGAAAGCACAAGCATGAGAACAGTCCAGCACTGCTTCATGGTTATGGTGCTTATGGTGAACTGTTAGATAAGCGCTGGAAAAGTGAGTTCAAAAGCCTACTGGATCGTGGTTGGGTGATTGCTTATGCTGATGTCAG aggtggtggtggtggtggtaagAAGTGGCACAATGATGGAAAGCGTAGCAGAAAACAGAATTCAATCATCGACTATATTTCATGTGCTGATTTTCTAGTTCAAGAAGGTATTGTGCAAGAGAACAAGCTTGCGGGTTGGGGATGTGGTGCCGGAGGGCTTTTGGTTGCTTCAGCTCTTAACAGTCGTCCAGATTTGTTCAAGGCTGCAGTTTTGAAG GTTCCTTTTCTAGATGTCTGTAACACTCTGCTCCACCCTGTTTTGCCTCTCACACCTGCTGATTATGAGGAATTTGGCTATCCTTTTGAAGTTGAAGATTTTCTTGCCATCAGGAAGTATTCCCCTTACGATAATATTCAAAAGGATGTTCCTTATCCAGCTGTTTTGGTAACGTCATCTTTGAATACAAG GTTTGGGATATGGGAAGCAGCTAAATGGGTTGCAAAAGTAAGAGAGCTGACCGTCTATGATCCTCAGAGGCCAATCCTGTTTAATCTGACAGCGGATATAGTCGAAGAAAGTAAGTATCTAGAGGCCAAAGAGTGTGCCCTGGAAGCTGCTTTTCTCATAAAAATGGTGTCAGAATCCTAG